Part of the Bifidobacterium crudilactis genome is shown below.
CGCCACCACCGACCCCAATGCGAAGAGGGACGCGTTCTTCGACACGGCGGCCGAAAGCCTGCTCTCCTACCTGCTGCTCGCCTGCGCGCTCTCCGACCAGCCGATCACCCAGGTATGGCATTGGCTGACCAACACCAACGACACCAGTCCCGTCGACATCCTGCGCCAGGGCGGCTATCCGCTGCTCGCCGACAGCCTGGAAGCCGTCATCGAATACCCCGACAAGCAGAAACAAGGCGTCTACGGCTCCGCACAGAACCTCTGCCGCGTGCTCACCAGCCCCACGATCACCGCCTTGGTGACCGACACCGGCGAAGGACTGCCCTGCCTGGACGTGCAGGACTTCGTCGGATCGAACGACACCCTGTGCCTCATGAGCCGCGAGGGCGTGGGAACGGCCGGTGCGCTCACCCTCGCGATCACGGCCGCCGTCGCCGAGGCCGGCGAGGAACGCGCACGGCGCGAGGGCGGCCGGCTGCACGTCCCCCTGGTCATGGTGCTCGACGAGGCGGCCAACATCTGCCGGTGGCGCGAACTGCCCGACCTGTACTCGCACTACGGCAGCCGTGGCATCATCATCCTCACCTTCCTGCAATCCTGGTCCCAGGGCGAGCAGGCATGGGGGGACAAGGGCATGGAGAAGATGTACAGCGCGGCCAACATGGCCGTCTACATCGGCGGCGTCAAGGAGGAACCGTTCCTCAGATCCATGAGCGGCCTGCTCGGCGAATACGAGTACGTGTCCCGCCAGGTCGGCTACAGCCGTGGCGAGGGCAGCTCGACCATGAGCATCACCCGCGACCACATCCTCGACATCGACGACCTCGCCGCCCTGCCCAGGGGCCGCGCACTGCTCATGTCGTCGGGCAACCGCCCCGTCCTCATGAGGACCATACCCTGGATGGACAGGCCCGACGCCAAGGAAGTCATCGAACAGCAGGAGAAGGAGCGGCAGCATGGGCTTGGGTGAGGAGACGGCCAACCTGCTCGACGCGGCGTTCGAAGGGCCAGAACCCCAGGAGGAGACGCCCGAAGCGCCAGAGGCGCGGCTCGTGTACGCCAACGTGTACGAATTCGTCTCCCAATGGCTCCGGTTCATGTACCGGCGCAACGTGAACGGCAAATCCGCGTACTGGAACGCCACCTGGTGGAACAGCCAGGAAGCCGAATCACGGCTCACGGAACTCTGGCGCACCTGGGAATACTACCGGCAGGACCCCATCGGCATGGCCTTCTGGTGGCGGGACTTCTGCGACCCGACCATGAGCATCCTCCTCAGCGAGGACGGCCCCTTCAAAGCGACCTGGGACGAGGACCGCGACCGCAGCAACGGGAAGGAACCCCTGGCCTGCGCGCCAGCACCCGAAGGCATGTTCAGGGACGAACGCGCCGACGGGAGGATGCCACCAACCAAACTCACCGGGACAGACCCTGTTGACGCACGTTCCCGCGCCCTTTCCTGACACCCCGGGCTTTGGACGCCGTCTTGCCTCCCTTCCTCGCGGCGGCGTTCCTGCCGGCCACCGGCGCCTGGCTGGCGGACTGGCCGTGCGACACCTCGACCAGCATCCGCCCCTGTATCTCATCCTCGCCAACACCCTCGGCGCGCATCCGGTCGGCCTCACCCTGGATCCGGTCGGCACTGTCGAAGACCATGCCTGCATCGTCCTGGGCCTGCCCGCGCTCGTTCTCGTCACGTTCGCGCAGCACCGCGTCGCCAGGCTTGTCGGATTGTTCGGTGTCAAGCGTCGATTCCAGCTCGTCCACGCGCGCCATGCTCTGCCCGGCCT
Proteins encoded:
- a CDS encoding type IV secretory system conjugative DNA transfer family protein, with the protein product MASNNRRSQPQACSDTTILIVGGIGVAAAAAWTIWVAWHLGMLIQDRHMPHVGMGTLLSGLFHGTIAWPGVAGWIMVAVQIAVYTALIALFLMIRAAHTGGRTRIDDKARYLGRGRDIASLTGKQVARVAKRLGVTGDTVGLTLGRHIPSGKTLYMTWEDTLLTVAGPRTGKTTCLVIPSILDAPGAVVATSNKPDVIQAIRAPRSVKGTVWAFDPQHISDEARTWWWNPLSYVTDDTKALQMAGYFAAATTDPNAKRDAFFDTAAESLLSYLLLACALSDQPITQVWHWLTNTNDTSPVDILRQGGYPLLADSLEAVIEYPDKQKQGVYGSAQNLCRVLTSPTITALVTDTGEGLPCLDVQDFVGSNDTLCLMSREGVGTAGALTLAITAAVAEAGEERARREGGRLHVPLVMVLDEAANICRWRELPDLYSHYGSRGIIILTFLQSWSQGEQAWGDKGMEKMYSAANMAVYIGGVKEEPFLRSMSGLLGEYEYVSRQVGYSRGEGSSTMSITRDHILDIDDLAALPRGRALLMSSGNRPVLMRTIPWMDRPDAKEVIEQQEKERQHGLG
- a CDS encoding DUF4913 domain-containing protein, whose amino-acid sequence is MGLGEETANLLDAAFEGPEPQEETPEAPEARLVYANVYEFVSQWLRFMYRRNVNGKSAYWNATWWNSQEAESRLTELWRTWEYYRQDPIGMAFWWRDFCDPTMSILLSEDGPFKATWDEDRDRSNGKEPLACAPAPEGMFRDERADGRMPPTKLTGTDPVDARSRALS